From the genome of Cytobacillus firmus, one region includes:
- a CDS encoding LacI family DNA-binding transcriptional regulator: MAVTIKDVAKMAKVAPSTVSRVIANNPRISEKTKQKVREAMEQLGYHPNFIARSLASQSTRAIGLIMPSSTDVVFQNPFFPTVLRGLSEGAHERHYALHMTTGKTDDEIYEGVIQMVQGGRVDGVILLYSKVEDKVLAFLKERDFPFVVIGKPFSDEEEITYVDNNNFRAAKEVTEYLIKLGHNQIAFVGGNLNLTVTVERLLGYEKALRDAGIELVNEYIVHEEFLKEGGQEAVRGLVSLKKPPTALVVADDLMALGVLNTLDELGIRVPEDMSIISFNNVLLAEMSRPPLTSVDINIFDLGFESARSLIYRIENPREPVKRIIIPHKIVKRCSCSSPNTEEPQIVS; this comes from the coding sequence TTGGCAGTCACAATTAAAGATGTTGCAAAGATGGCAAAAGTCGCGCCTTCTACTGTTTCAAGGGTTATTGCCAACAATCCTCGCATCAGCGAGAAAACCAAGCAAAAAGTCAGAGAGGCGATGGAACAATTAGGATACCATCCGAATTTTATTGCCCGCAGTCTTGCAAGCCAGTCAACGCGCGCAATTGGACTGATAATGCCGAGTTCCACAGATGTTGTATTTCAGAATCCATTCTTCCCTACTGTACTTAGAGGTCTGAGTGAGGGTGCCCATGAAAGGCATTATGCCCTCCATATGACAACCGGAAAAACGGATGATGAAATCTATGAAGGCGTCATCCAGATGGTACAGGGCGGCCGGGTAGATGGAGTAATTTTGCTCTATTCAAAAGTGGAGGACAAAGTCCTTGCCTTCTTAAAGGAAAGAGATTTCCCGTTTGTTGTTATAGGCAAGCCTTTTTCAGACGAAGAAGAAATCACTTACGTGGATAATAATAATTTCCGTGCAGCCAAAGAAGTAACGGAATACTTGATTAAGCTTGGCCATAACCAAATTGCGTTTGTTGGCGGAAACTTGAATCTAACCGTTACAGTTGAACGGCTGCTTGGCTATGAAAAAGCATTAAGGGATGCTGGCATAGAGCTGGTAAATGAATATATTGTTCATGAGGAATTCTTAAAAGAAGGTGGCCAGGAAGCTGTCAGAGGACTCGTTTCCCTGAAAAAACCTCCAACTGCCCTTGTGGTTGCCGACGACTTAATGGCATTGGGTGTCCTGAATACGTTGGATGAATTGGGTATAAGAGTTCCTGAAGATATGTCTATCATCAGCTTTAATAATGTGCTTTTGGCTGAAATGTCCAGGCCTCCCCTAACTTCTGTCGATATCAATATATTCGATCTGGGGTTTGAATCTGCACGAAGCCTCATATACAGAATTGAAAACCCGAGGGAGCCTGTAAAGCGAATTATTATTCCCCATAAAATTGTAAAACGCTGCTCATGCAGCAGTCCGAATACTGAAGAACCACAGATTGTATCATAA
- a CDS encoding SDR family oxidoreductase, with protein MSNTQNNPQEFPPQHQDHQPGTEAPMQPEPQTVDPNYKGSDKLKGKVVLITGGDSGIGKSAAIYFAKEGASVAIVYLEEHEDAEKTKEAIQAEGQECLLISGDIGSETFCKDAVRKTLDKFGQIDVLVNNAAEQHPQKSLLDITAEQLEKTFRTNIFSFFHLTKAVLPHLKKGSSIINTASITAYEGNEQLIDYSSTKGAIVSFTRSLAKSLAGQGIRVNGVAPGPIWTPLIPSTFSADKVSKFGSNTPIGRAGQPYELAPAYVYLASDDSSYVSGQMIHVNGGTIVNG; from the coding sequence ATGTCTAATACTCAAAACAATCCACAGGAATTTCCGCCTCAGCATCAAGATCATCAGCCCGGGACAGAGGCGCCAATGCAGCCTGAGCCCCAAACGGTGGATCCAAATTATAAAGGATCTGATAAATTAAAAGGAAAAGTTGTTTTAATAACAGGCGGAGACAGCGGCATCGGTAAATCAGCCGCCATTTATTTTGCCAAAGAAGGAGCCAGCGTAGCGATTGTCTATCTGGAAGAACATGAAGACGCAGAAAAGACTAAAGAGGCCATTCAGGCTGAGGGACAGGAATGCCTGCTGATTTCCGGTGATATCGGAAGCGAAACATTCTGTAAGGATGCAGTCAGAAAGACACTTGATAAATTTGGTCAAATCGATGTACTGGTGAATAATGCAGCCGAGCAGCACCCTCAAAAAAGTCTGCTTGATATCACTGCTGAACAGCTTGAAAAAACATTCCGAACAAACATCTTTTCATTTTTCCATCTGACAAAGGCAGTACTGCCACACCTGAAAAAAGGAAGCTCCATCATCAATACTGCATCTATAACCGCTTATGAAGGAAACGAACAGCTAATCGACTACTCTTCTACAAAAGGTGCGATAGTCTCCTTCACACGCTCATTGGCCAAATCGCTGGCTGGACAGGGAATTCGCGTAAATGGAGTGGCTCCGGGACCTATTTGGACACCGCTTATTCCATCTACATTCTCAGCCGATAAGGTATCAAAATTTGGATCAAATACCCCAATAGGCAGAGCAGGACAGCCTTATGAATTGGCTCCGGCCTATGTCTATCTTGCCAGTGATGATTCATCTTATGTGAGCGGCCAGATGATCCATGTCAATGGCGGCACAATTGTAAATGGGTAA
- a CDS encoding GNAT family N-acetyltransferase, which yields MQIRSAAKSDAEAILAHCRKAFGETDFLMTEADEFNLTIAEEEAWIERSIRTGDLILVAEVDNEVVGMLNFRRSKSKKVNHLGYFGITIQEKHCNQGLGSKMLKQFLEWAEEEPGLEKICLEVFAYNQRAIHLYRQFGFQEEGRKVKHIKRKDGTYADELLMYKFVK from the coding sequence TTGCAGATTCGATCAGCTGCCAAAAGTGATGCGGAAGCCATTCTCGCTCATTGCCGGAAGGCTTTTGGAGAAACAGATTTTTTAATGACCGAGGCGGATGAGTTTAATTTAACAATTGCAGAAGAAGAAGCGTGGATTGAACGGAGCATTAGAACTGGGGATCTTATTTTAGTAGCGGAAGTTGACAACGAAGTGGTTGGAATGCTGAACTTTCGGCGGTCAAAAAGCAAAAAAGTGAACCATCTGGGTTATTTCGGCATCACCATACAGGAGAAGCATTGCAACCAGGGGCTGGGAAGCAAAATGCTTAAACAATTCCTGGAATGGGCGGAAGAAGAACCTGGTCTGGAAAAAATATGTCTTGAGGTTTTTGCATATAATCAAAGGGCTATCCACCTTTACAGGCAATTCGGATTTCAGGAGGAAGGCCGCAAAGTCAAACATATAAAAAGAAAAGATGGGACCTATGCAGATGAACTATTAATGTATAAATTTGTTAAATAG
- a CDS encoding YajQ family cyclic di-GMP-binding protein — MSKESSFDIVSKVDFSEVTNAINIAMKEISTRYDFKGSKSDIKLDKEELVLLSDDEFKLDQLKDVLLGKLIKRGIPVKNLDYSKIEGASGGTVRQRAKLVQGIDKENAKKINTLIKNSGLKVKSQVQDDQVRVTGKNRDDLQKIIAAVKEADLTVDVQFVNYR, encoded by the coding sequence ATGTCTAAAGAAAGCTCATTTGATATTGTATCTAAAGTTGACTTTTCTGAAGTAACCAATGCCATTAATATTGCCATGAAGGAAATTTCCACCCGCTATGACTTTAAAGGCAGCAAAAGTGATATAAAGCTGGATAAAGAGGAGCTTGTGCTTCTATCTGATGATGAATTTAAGCTTGACCAGCTTAAGGATGTTTTATTAGGCAAGTTAATTAAACGGGGCATTCCTGTAAAAAATCTTGATTACAGCAAGATTGAGGGAGCATCAGGCGGAACGGTCCGCCAAAGAGCAAAGCTTGTCCAGGGCATTGATAAAGAAAATGCCAAGAAGATTAATACCCTGATTAAAAACAGCGGATTAAAGGTGAAGAGCCAGGTTCAGGATGATCAGGTACGTGTAACCGGCAAAAACCGCGATGACCTGCAGAAGATTATTGCTGCTGTTAAAGAGGCAGATTTGACAGTTGATGTTCAATTTGTTAACTATCGCTAA
- a CDS encoding CvfB family protein — MAIEENLGRAVKLIVSREAAFGYFLTDGEEDVLLHQNETDEKLEEGQEVEAFLYMDSQGRIAATTVIPEVQAGTYGWAHVSDVKPGIGVFINIGIQKDMLLGEEDLPVHEAVWPIEGDRLYITLRVNKNNRIYVKMATDPVITDISIKASKSDFNKNIHGHIYRTAKVGSWIYTAEGFKGFIHESQRKREPRLGEKVEGRIVDVKEDGTVNVSLIPRKHEALDDDSEKIISYLESRSGAMPYGDKSAPEDIQERFQLSKASFKRALGRLMKEGRIYQEEGWTYIKKD, encoded by the coding sequence ATGGCTATAGAAGAGAATTTGGGCCGTGCTGTTAAGCTGATCGTTTCAAGGGAAGCAGCATTTGGCTATTTTTTGACAGATGGAGAGGAGGATGTTCTTCTTCATCAGAATGAGACGGATGAAAAGCTCGAAGAAGGGCAGGAGGTTGAGGCTTTCCTTTACATGGACTCACAGGGAAGAATCGCAGCAACAACTGTCATTCCCGAGGTTCAGGCGGGTACATATGGATGGGCACATGTAAGCGATGTTAAGCCCGGCATCGGTGTATTTATCAATATTGGCATTCAGAAAGACATGCTCCTTGGGGAGGAGGATCTTCCTGTCCATGAAGCTGTGTGGCCGATTGAAGGAGATAGATTATATATTACACTCCGGGTAAATAAGAATAACAGAATTTATGTGAAAATGGCTACTGATCCTGTCATTACCGATATTTCAATTAAAGCATCCAAAAGTGACTTTAATAAAAATATTCACGGACATATTTATAGAACCGCAAAGGTTGGAAGCTGGATTTATACAGCTGAGGGCTTTAAAGGGTTTATCCATGAATCCCAGCGAAAAAGAGAGCCCCGTCTTGGAGAGAAAGTGGAAGGCCGCATAGTTGATGTGAAAGAAGATGGGACCGTGAATGTTTCTCTTATTCCAAGAAAGCATGAAGCACTTGATGATGATTCCGAAAAAATCATCTCTTATCTTGAAAGCCGAAGCGGTGCGATGCCATATGGCGATAAAAGTGCCCCGGAAGATATCCAGGAGCGTTTTCAGTTAAGCAAAGCTTCTTTTAAAAGAGCTTTGGGCCGGCTTATGAAGGAAGGCAGGATTTATCAGGAAGAAGGATGGACATATATTAAGAAAGACTAA
- a CDS encoding DUF3941 domain-containing protein produces MPHTSDNDKKAKDNNALLHEKNMMREKNRKAGKNQYSKKTDHL; encoded by the coding sequence ATGCCGCATACTTCCGATAATGATAAGAAAGCGAAAGACAATAATGCGCTTCTCCACGAAAAAAATATGATGCGCGAGAAAAACCGCAAAGCCGGGAAAAACCAATATTCGAAAAAGACAGATCATCTTTAA
- a CDS encoding DegV family protein: MSVKILADSACDLPLSFYKEHGVTLFPLQVQLNDGEYEDLVTIEPKDVYRAIREGQMPKTSQVSPLLFEETFNKMAENNENGIYIAFSSELSGTYQTAVMILEQVKEKYPDFQLSIIDSKAASLGYGLIVKAAAAAAQSGASKEDLQKVIEFRCRNLESLFTVNDLEYLAKGGRVSKASAFLGGLLNIKPLLTVEDGKLVPIEKLRGKKKLLRRIIELMKENRTSFEMQTVGISHADDEDTALEMKKLILDELNAKEVYITSIGSAIGAHTGPGSIAIFYFKQI, from the coding sequence ATGTCAGTAAAAATTCTAGCTGACAGTGCGTGTGACTTGCCGCTTAGCTTTTATAAAGAACATGGCGTCACACTTTTCCCGTTACAGGTCCAACTGAATGATGGAGAATATGAAGATTTAGTCACCATAGAACCTAAGGATGTTTATAGAGCTATACGGGAAGGCCAAATGCCTAAAACATCTCAGGTATCCCCTCTTCTTTTTGAAGAGACGTTCAATAAAATGGCAGAAAACAATGAAAACGGCATTTATATTGCTTTTTCCTCCGAACTTTCGGGTACATACCAGACCGCTGTCATGATCCTGGAGCAAGTAAAAGAGAAATATCCCGATTTCCAATTAAGCATCATCGATTCCAAGGCTGCTTCATTGGGATATGGATTAATTGTGAAGGCTGCTGCTGCTGCAGCGCAATCAGGCGCATCCAAGGAAGACCTCCAGAAAGTAATCGAATTTCGCTGCCGAAACCTCGAGAGCTTATTTACGGTAAATGATCTTGAATACCTCGCAAAAGGCGGCCGCGTTTCGAAAGCCTCGGCTTTTTTGGGCGGACTTTTGAATATTAAACCTCTTTTAACAGTAGAAGATGGCAAACTTGTGCCGATTGAGAAACTGCGCGGCAAGAAAAAGCTGCTTCGCCGCATTATTGAGCTGATGAAAGAAAATAGGACTTCCTTTGAGATGCAGACTGTCGGCATCAGCCATGCTGATGATGAAGACACAGCTCTTGAAATGAAAAAGCTGATACTGGACGAGCTTAATGCCAAAGAAGTCTATATTACTTCCATTGGCTCAGCAATCGGGGCTCATACAGGCCCAGGTTCTATAGCGATATTCTACTTTAAGCAAATTTAA
- a CDS encoding YitT family protein produces MVWLETKKVFIVLIGAVLNAIAMNFFLIPANVYASGFTGVAQLLSSILGDFGSTGILLFILNIPVTILAWKKVGRSFTIYSFLSVFLMSFFLEVIPVIHVSRDILLNAVFGGVIAAVGVGITLKWGASTGGMDIIAMVLSRMKDKPVGTYFFTLNAIIIITAGFLYGWEKALYTLVTLYASTRVIDAIHTRHEKLTALIITKKSEEMKKAIHDHLVRGITTFPAKGAFTNENKEMMMIVITRYELFDLERIIKEVDPNAFTNIVQTTGVYGFFRRD; encoded by the coding sequence ATGGTTTGGCTAGAAACTAAGAAGGTATTTATTGTTTTGATTGGCGCGGTATTGAATGCTATCGCGATGAATTTTTTTCTGATACCCGCTAATGTATATGCAAGCGGTTTTACAGGGGTGGCACAGCTCTTATCAAGTATTTTGGGTGATTTCGGATCAACAGGGATATTGCTGTTCATTCTAAACATTCCTGTTACCATATTGGCCTGGAAAAAGGTTGGCCGTTCGTTTACGATTTATAGTTTTCTAAGCGTCTTCCTGATGTCTTTCTTCCTGGAAGTGATACCTGTAATCCATGTATCCAGGGATATTCTGCTTAATGCCGTTTTTGGAGGTGTCATAGCAGCTGTAGGTGTAGGGATTACACTTAAATGGGGGGCTTCCACAGGAGGAATGGATATCATTGCGATGGTCTTGTCCAGGATGAAAGACAAACCTGTCGGTACATATTTTTTCACTCTTAATGCCATTATTATTATAACAGCCGGTTTTTTGTATGGCTGGGAAAAAGCACTATACACCCTTGTAACCCTTTATGCTTCTACAAGGGTTATTGATGCCATCCATACCAGACATGAAAAACTTACAGCTCTGATTATCACGAAAAAATCCGAAGAAATGAAAAAAGCGATCCATGACCATCTTGTCAGGGGAATAACAACTTTCCCTGCAAAGGGAGCTTTTACAAATGAAAATAAGGAAATGATGATGATTGTCATCACCCGATATGAGTTATTTGACCTTGAAAGGATCATAAAAGAAGTGGATCCGAATGCTTTTACAAATATTGTTCAAACCACTGGTGTATATGGTTTCTTCCGCAGGGATTAA
- a CDS encoding BsuPI-related putative proteinase inhibitor: protein MLRLLAAAVIILTMPMQSFEASIKEMPFDFNVMPQAGQETLKIDLLLRNKANYPLSFEFGSSQFYEVEIFSQEGEKVYSSSEGKAFLQAIQTIAVKPDESKVWEEQWDYRYKGNRVKEGEYIVKARLLASNLNGKKLETKPESEASVYIPGQNPSISQAKVTGRNGEYIILFKARPKSGKLWYTVEDGHNELQSEKTILASSNDWKSFRIKISLPSENIPENGTVVLHLYEKDEDGDIMNSYPVILESN, encoded by the coding sequence ATGCTTCGGCTTTTGGCTGCTGCTGTAATTATCCTCACTATGCCTATGCAAAGTTTTGAAGCTTCTATAAAGGAAATGCCTTTTGATTTTAATGTAATGCCTCAAGCAGGACAGGAAACACTAAAGATCGATTTGCTTCTGAGGAATAAGGCCAATTATCCGCTGAGCTTTGAGTTTGGATCCTCTCAGTTTTATGAAGTGGAGATTTTCAGTCAAGAAGGCGAAAAGGTATATTCTTCCTCAGAAGGAAAAGCATTTTTACAAGCTATTCAAACCATTGCCGTCAAACCGGATGAAAGCAAGGTATGGGAAGAGCAGTGGGATTACAGGTATAAAGGGAATAGAGTTAAGGAGGGAGAGTACATAGTAAAAGCCAGGCTTCTGGCATCAAACTTAAATGGCAAAAAGTTGGAGACAAAACCTGAATCTGAAGCATCTGTTTATATCCCTGGCCAAAATCCTTCCATTAGCCAGGCAAAGGTTACAGGCAGGAACGGCGAATATATCATATTATTTAAAGCTCGGCCAAAAAGCGGAAAGCTATGGTATACAGTTGAAGACGGCCATAATGAGCTGCAGTCTGAAAAGACCATATTGGCTTCATCAAATGATTGGAAGAGCTTTAGGATAAAGATAAGCCTTCCTTCTGAAAACATACCTGAAAACGGAACAGTGGTTTTGCATTTATATGAAAAAGATGAAGACGGAGATATTATGAATTCTTATCCTGTTATACTGGAAAGCAATTAA
- a CDS encoding DUF3813 domain-containing protein, translating to MGNRLFQEARKYVEIAKNSAGEETVSRAKNALSSAFANSTAAEQAQLREMQQELEQYSQYR from the coding sequence ATGGGTAACAGATTATTTCAGGAAGCCAGAAAATATGTGGAAATAGCCAAAAATTCTGCAGGCGAAGAAACTGTTTCCCGGGCGAAAAATGCTTTAAGTTCTGCATTTGCCAACTCCACAGCGGCTGAACAGGCTCAGCTCCGGGAGATGCAGCAGGAACTTGAACAATATTCGCAGTATCGCTAA
- a CDS encoding Cof-type HAD-IIB family hydrolase produces MAEKHLIALDLDGTLLKDDKTISAKTKMIIQKAREQGHEVMIATGRPFRSSEIYYREMGLTTPIVNFNGAYIHHPKDHNWGVYHTPLQMNVAKEIVEAVNSYTIHNIVAEVIDDVYLHYHDEKLLDIFGFGDPNITTGDLRSYLKDNPTSMLIHTDEEHVKSIRNHLSEVHAEVIDHRRWAAPWHVIEIVKTGLNKAVGLKKAADYFQIPPERIIAFGDEDNDLEMLEFAGYGIAMGNAIDQVKNIAKEVTLTNEEDGIGIYLNDLLNLKAL; encoded by the coding sequence ATGGCAGAAAAACATTTAATTGCATTGGACCTTGATGGCACTTTATTAAAAGATGACAAAACCATCTCGGCTAAAACTAAAATGATTATTCAAAAGGCACGTGAACAAGGGCATGAAGTAATGATTGCCACTGGAAGGCCATTTCGCTCGAGTGAAATATACTATCGTGAAATGGGTTTGACTACGCCGATTGTCAATTTCAATGGTGCATACATACATCATCCTAAAGACCATAATTGGGGTGTTTACCACACACCACTGCAAATGAACGTGGCAAAGGAAATTGTCGAAGCCGTTAATAGCTATACTATTCATAATATCGTGGCAGAAGTTATTGATGATGTTTATTTGCACTACCATGATGAGAAGCTTCTCGACATCTTCGGTTTTGGCGATCCGAATATTACGACCGGAGATTTGCGCAGTTACTTAAAAGATAATCCGACAAGCATGCTGATACATACTGATGAGGAACATGTAAAATCCATCAGAAATCATCTTTCCGAGGTCCATGCCGAAGTAATTGACCACCGCAGATGGGCGGCTCCCTGGCATGTCATTGAAATCGTGAAAACGGGACTGAATAAAGCTGTTGGCCTCAAAAAAGCAGCTGATTATTTCCAAATACCGCCCGAGCGGATCATTGCTTTTGGCGATGAGGACAATGATCTCGAAATGCTTGAATTTGCAGGCTACGGGATTGCCATGGGCAATGCGATCGACCAGGTGAAAAATATTGCCAAAGAGGTCACATTAACCAATGAGGAAGATGGAATCGGCATTTATCTAAATGACTTATTAAATCTTAAAGCTCTTTAA